A stretch of the Melitaea cinxia chromosome 14, ilMelCinx1.1, whole genome shotgun sequence genome encodes the following:
- the LOC123659904 gene encoding uncharacterized protein LOC123659904, with the protein MPKGRFECCQRLSNSAEIIKCKTCKKKFHYACISTSKTPYTQVTEDFRNEWVCSVCLRRNKEDIIETIGGVMAHTATSDCDENVTIRCNETTNSNIDHTITTNVSMQEVRNIVREELQIVFEGFSKDMMKQFECKFQEMLNNMSAINTSIEFLEQKYEDVRQELSLKSEAIMNLERENKTLRADVSDLQSRLSLMELQSRACNVEVQCVPEFKNENLVAMLGQVASVIKCDIDNKDVISCTRVMKLNKDSPRPRSILVKFSSPRVRDTFLAASIDFNKKAKTNLDKLNTSHLGIGGDKKPVYICEHLTPAVKALHAEARLCSKKLGYRFVWVKNGRIFMRKSDKSDYIYIRNSEVLKGLK; encoded by the coding sequence ATGCCGAAAGGTAGATTCGAATGTTGTCAACGATTGTCAAACTCAGCTGAGATTATTAAATGTAagacttgtaaaaaaaagttcCATTATGCGTGCATCAGTACGTCAAAAACACCGTATACACAAGTAACCGAAGACTTTAGAAATGAGTGGGTTTGTTCTGTTTGTCTCCGGCGTAATAAAGAAGACATCATTGAGACGATAGGTGGCGTCATGGCGCACACAGCAACTTCCGACTGTGATGAAAATGTCACTATCAGATGTAATGAAACGACTAACAGTAATATCGACCATACTATCACAACAAATGTCTCGATGCAGGAAGTCCGCAATATTGTGCGCGAAGAGCTCCAAATTGTCTTCGAGGGCTTTAGTAAAGACATGATGAAACAATTCGAATGCAAGTTTCaagaaatgttaaataatatgtcGGCAATCAATACATCTATCGAATTCCTGGAACAAAAGTACGAAGATGTTAGGCAGGAGCTATCTCTTAAATCTGAGGCGATAATGAATCTGGAACGTGAAAATAAGACCCTGCGAGCTGACGTGAGTGACCTGCAGTCGCGATTGTCACTGATGGAACTGCAGTCGCGGGCCTGTAATGTCGAAGTTCAGTGTGTGCCGGAGTTTAAAAATGAGAACCTCGTAGCCATGTTGGGCCAAGTGGCATCCGTAATAAAATGTGATATAGATAACAAAGATGTAATATCGTGTACTCGAGTAATGAAATTGAACAAGGACTCACCACGCCCAAGGTCTATTTTGGTAAAGTTCAGCAGCCCACGTGTGCGGGATACTTTTCTCGCTGCATCGATAGATTTCAATAAGAAAGCAAAAACCAACTTAGATAAATTGAACACGAGTCATCTGGGAATCGGCGGTGATAAGAAGCCAGTGTACATATGCGAACATCTAACGCCCGCTGTTAAAGCACTACACGCTGAAGCAAGGTTGTGTTCGAAAAAACTTGGATATCGTTTTGTATGGGTAAAGAATGGTAGGATTTTTATGCGCAAATCGGATAAATCTGATTACATATACATTAGGAATTCCGAAGTACTTAAAGGTCTTAAATAA